One genomic segment of Podarcis raffonei isolate rPodRaf1 chromosome 7, rPodRaf1.pri, whole genome shotgun sequence includes these proteins:
- the NDUFV2 gene encoding NADH dehydrogenase [ubiquinone] flavoprotein 2, mitochondrial isoform X1 translates to MLLSAPFRAAFARSVAQIRSLHATAVRNGGGGALFVHRDTPENNPNTQFDFTPENYKRIEAIVSNYPEGHKSGAVMSVLDLAQRQHGWLPISAMNKVAEILDIPPMRVYEVATFYTMYNRKPVGKYHIQICTTTPCMLCDSDSILEAIQKKLGIKVGETTPDKLFTLIEVECLGACVNAPMVQINDNYYEDLTTKDIEDIIDELKAGKVPKPGPRSGRFSCEPAGGLTSLTEPPKGPGFGVRPDL, encoded by the exons ATGTTGCTGTCCGCTCCTTTTCGGGCCGCCTTCGCGCGTTCG GTTGCACAGATTCGCTCTCTTCATGCAACAGCTGTACgcaatggtggtggtggagctTTGTTTGTG CACAGAGATACTCCTGAAAACAACCCAAATACTCAATTTGATTTCACACCTGAAAACTATAAG AGAATAGAGGCAATAGTAAGCAACTATCCAGAGGGACACAAATCTGGAGCAGTGATGTCAGTCCTGGATCTAGCCCAAAGACAGCATGGATGGCTACCTATATCAGCAATGAATAAG GTTGCTGAGATTCTAGACATACCTCCCATGAGAGTTTATGAAGTAGCAACCTTTTATACAATGTATAATCGTAAACCCGTTGGGAAATACCATATTCAGATCTGCACCACTACGCCTTGCATGCTGTGTGACTCGGATAGCATATTAGAAGCCATTCAGAAGAAGCTTG GTATAAAAGTTGGAGAAACAACACCTGATAAACTCTTCACTCTGATTGAAGTGGAATGTTTGGGGGCTTGCGTAAATGCACCAATGGTACAAATAAATGATAACTATTAT GAAGATCTGACAACAAAAGACATAGAAGACATAATTGATGAACTAAAAGCTGGAAAAGTTCCAAAACCTGGACCAAG gagtGGGCGCTTCTCTTGTGAGCCAGCTGGTGGTCTCACTTCTCTGACAGAACCACCCAAGGGACCTGGTTTTGGAGTTAGGCCAGACCTTTAA
- the NDUFV2 gene encoding NADH dehydrogenase [ubiquinone] flavoprotein 2, mitochondrial isoform X2: protein MLLSAPFRAAFARSHRDTPENNPNTQFDFTPENYKRIEAIVSNYPEGHKSGAVMSVLDLAQRQHGWLPISAMNKVAEILDIPPMRVYEVATFYTMYNRKPVGKYHIQICTTTPCMLCDSDSILEAIQKKLGIKVGETTPDKLFTLIEVECLGACVNAPMVQINDNYYEDLTTKDIEDIIDELKAGKVPKPGPRSGRFSCEPAGGLTSLTEPPKGPGFGVRPDL, encoded by the exons ATGTTGCTGTCCGCTCCTTTTCGGGCCGCCTTCGCGCGTTCG CACAGAGATACTCCTGAAAACAACCCAAATACTCAATTTGATTTCACACCTGAAAACTATAAG AGAATAGAGGCAATAGTAAGCAACTATCCAGAGGGACACAAATCTGGAGCAGTGATGTCAGTCCTGGATCTAGCCCAAAGACAGCATGGATGGCTACCTATATCAGCAATGAATAAG GTTGCTGAGATTCTAGACATACCTCCCATGAGAGTTTATGAAGTAGCAACCTTTTATACAATGTATAATCGTAAACCCGTTGGGAAATACCATATTCAGATCTGCACCACTACGCCTTGCATGCTGTGTGACTCGGATAGCATATTAGAAGCCATTCAGAAGAAGCTTG GTATAAAAGTTGGAGAAACAACACCTGATAAACTCTTCACTCTGATTGAAGTGGAATGTTTGGGGGCTTGCGTAAATGCACCAATGGTACAAATAAATGATAACTATTAT GAAGATCTGACAACAAAAGACATAGAAGACATAATTGATGAACTAAAAGCTGGAAAAGTTCCAAAACCTGGACCAAG gagtGGGCGCTTCTCTTGTGAGCCAGCTGGTGGTCTCACTTCTCTGACAGAACCACCCAAGGGACCTGGTTTTGGAGTTAGGCCAGACCTTTAA